The following coding sequences lie in one Lolium perenne isolate Kyuss_39 chromosome 2, Kyuss_2.0, whole genome shotgun sequence genomic window:
- the LOC127332648 gene encoding uncharacterized protein has protein sequence MEKEGSKAASASSAAFAVLHAENAEAEASATASEAELLVKEREVEDLKEGGAQGLVAAADLWKSEAEAAVVAEGVAGAATPVLADDVDQKAEAEEGVAVRGPADAGKGKEEVVVREAEGGEGSRKRKRKEDEAVPAPAVPAPVPAPVPAPVPAPVPAPEVPAPAFPGQYEQLEDSDGSLEYDSQDSCESVDSRNIASFWTKLLKKLDAGDLPFKKRGMYFCPWHKVKPRDGILGSLRQHCEELAHTGSSKQIRAEHQGLLMVLANEDA, from the exons ATGGAGAAGGAGGGGAGCAAGGCGGCGTCGGCGTCGTCGGCCGCGTTTGCGGTGCTGCATGCGGAGAATGCGGAAGCCGAGGCGTCGGCGACGGCCTCGGAGGCTGAGCTGCTGGTGAAGGAGCGGGAGGTGGAGGATCTGAAGGAGGGCGGCGCGCAGGGTTTGGTCGCGGCGGCAGATCTGTGGAAGTCCGAGGCAGAAGCGGCGGTTGTCGCGGAAGGAGTGGCGGGAGCAGCGACGCCGGTGCTGGCGGATGATGTGGACCAGAAGGCGGAGGCTGAGGAAGGCGTCGCCGTCCGTGGGCCGGCGGATGCTGGGAAGGGGAAGGAAGAGGTGGTTGTGCGGGAGGCGGAG GGTGGTGAAGGGTCCAGGAAGCGGAAGCGCAAGGAGGATGAGGCTGTCCCTGCTCCAGCAGTGCCTGCTCCAGTGCCTGCTCCTGTGCCTGCTCCTGTGCCTGCTCCTGTGCCTGCTCCAGAAGTGCCTGCTCCAGCTTTCCCTGGTCAATATGAGCAGTTGGAGGATTCAGATGGCTCCCTGGAG TATGACTCCCAGGATTCATGCGAGTCCGTGGACAGCAGGAACATTGCATCCTTCTGGACcaagctgctgaagaagctggATGCTGGGGACCTCCCTTTCAAGAAGAGGGGGATGTACTTCTGTCCATGGCACAAGGTGAAGCCCAGGGATGGCATTCTTGGTAGCCTCAGGCAGCACTGCGAGGAGCTAGCCCATACTGGCAGCTCCAAGCAGATAAGGGCAGAGCATCAAGGGCTTCTCATGGTGCTTGCTAATGAGGATGCATGA
- the LOC127328587 gene encoding replication protein A 32 kDa subunit B-like, protein MNCKEEAIEEDPADLPGSGAIVPVSSASFIRILDAWKKRKGSVLVVNNTVLSTVRIIGRIRSKIADDRKGSFKIEDCTGEIKAVIWFTCSRQELDCIQDDSYAKVVGRIKLDGSIPEILCYSCKIVTDFNDITHHHLSVIATHVDLVHRPITGFPDTWWANLEIAAANPREDMGPTI, encoded by the exons ATGAACTGCAAGGAGGAGGCCATAGAAGAAGATCCTGCAGATTTACCCGGTTCAGGGGCTATTGTACCTGTATCATCGGCTTCCTTCATTCGG ATACTAGACGCATGGAAGAAGCGGAAGGGAAGTGTACTAGTTGTGAACAACACAGTTCTTTCCACT GTCAGGATAATTGGCCGTATACGGAGCAAGATTGCGGATGACAGAAAAGGATCATTCAAGATTGAAGATTGCACTGGTGAGATTAAGGCAGTGATATGGTTCACCTGCAGCAGACAAGAACTAGACTGCATTCA AGATGATTCATACGCCAAGGTGGTAGGAAGGATCAAATTAGATGGATCAATTCCAGAAATTCTCTGTTATAGCTGCAAGATTGTTACAGACTTCAACGATATCACCCACCACCACCTGAGTGTAATAGCGACACACGTAGACCTGGTGCACAGACCG ATAACAGGTTTTCCCGACACGTGGTGGGCCAACCTGGAGATTGCAGCAGCAAATCCGAGGGAAGACATGGGGCCCACCATCTGA
- the LOC127332650 gene encoding protein FAR1-RELATED SEQUENCE 5-like, with protein sequence MYSWEVGFGIRYGRSRINGSSIRTRKDIVCSCEGRDKSEATRSARCDCRCMLSLLRSDDDSWFVKKFAPEHNHSMSVSCGEKRRWPSHSRIDGGTRDLVRHLRANNVQLSRVCSIVGTVHKTDSYVPFSRQSVRAMCAKLAQESIDGDMSKTIEVFNMIKTRDPGFIVAMDLDEKKRVRSLLFAHGTSRKDYASFGDVVTFDTTYRTNLYNLPFGLFVGVNHHFQSVVFAGVLLTEETIDAFKWTFRNFVAAMGADAPKTILTDQCHQMRVAIDAELPLTRHRWCKWHVLRKAKESLGPVYSKNSPFKRDLHELLDIIVDVEEFETRWSELITGYSLQDNEFLCRAYDNREMWAKPYFTSTFCAGMTSTQRSESANHVLKTYIPRSAPMHLFVTQYDRLITDRIAEEGREQHATKQVSYLLRAGVPIEKHGTRVYTRTMFERFYRELFRSSAFTCREDGGPNRFVMVYARASASNPAGRQEYVVDSNEERTEFFCVCKSFEHCGIPCRHVLKVLVHIGAVEIPSSLIMKRWTTDAREGVESAIPGLDEAVAASADSTSMHGMLHAAVMELVVMGTTSRQAFEVTVDYVSHAKAAISAMKVDAPVNVGFSVQSTELAGEDVLQFDSGVAAPPRVRSRGRPKELRFKSPIESPGGSKRPTNLKRSMKSSGDDAPRRSTRFLKTGVYVIEHCGSCGLSGHRTSECAEEVEDEQGGAVRRRCKSCGEVGHNRSTCGRKSTYVPKVVLS encoded by the exons ATGTACTCCTGGGAGGTTGGTTTCGGTATCAGGTATGGGCGCAGTAGGATCAACGGCTCCAGCATCCGAACCAGGAAGGACATCGTTTGTTCTTGCGAG GGGAGGGACAAATCTGAGGCGACCAGGTCGGCAAGGTGCGACTGCCGTTGCATGCTGTCGTTGCTAAGGAGCGACGACGACTCATGGTTTGTAAAAAAATTCGCACCCGAGCACAACCATTCCATGTCTGTCTCGTGTGGCGAAAAAAGGAGGTGGCCGTCTCACAGTAGAATAGACGGGGGTACAAGGGACCTTGTTCGCCACCTCCGTGCAAACAATGTGCAACTATCCAGAGTGTGTTCAATAGTCGGCACAGTTCACAAAACTGATTCGTATGTTCCATTCAGCCGTCAGTCTGTCCGTGCTATGTGTGCTAAACTAGCCCAGGAATCAATTGATGGTGACATGTCGAAAACGATTGAAGTTTTTAACATGATCAAAACCAGAGACCCAGGGTTTATCGTGGCAATGGATTTGGATGAAAAGAAGAGGGTTAGATCTTTGCTTTTTGCCCACGGTACAAGCAGAAAAGACTATGCTTCATTTGGAGACGTGGTTACTTTCGACACCACCTATAGGACCAATTTATATAACCtgccttttggtctttttgtCGGTGTAAACCACCATTTTCAAAGTGTTGTTTTTGCCGGTGTTCTGCTAACCGAAGAAACCATCGATGCATTCAAGTGGACGTTCCGTAATTTTGTGGCTGCAATGGGTGCTGACGCTCCGAAGACTATCCTGACTG ACCAGTGTCACCAAATGAGGGTTGCAATAGATGCCGAGCTACCCTTAACACGCCATAGGTGGTGCAAGTGGCATGTTTTGCGCAAGGCGAAGGAATCTCTTGGGCCGGTATATAGCAAGAACTCACCGTTCAAGAGAGACTTGCATGAATTGCTTGACATAATTGTTGATGTTGAGGAGTTCGAGACAAGATGGTCAGAATTAATCACTGGGTACTCACTACAAGACAACGAGTTTCTATGCAGAGCTTACGACAACAGAGAAATGTGGGCAAAGCCATATTTTACCAGCACTTTCTGCGCTGGCATGACAAGTACCCAGCGGAGTGAGAGCGCTAATCACGTCCTAAAAACTTATATCCCCCGGTCAGCTCCGATGCACCTGTTTGTGACACAATACGACCGGCTGATAACGGACCGGATTGCAGAGGAAGGCAGGGAGCAACACGCGACGAAACAG GTGAGCTATCTACTTCGGGCGGGAGTGCCGATCGAGAAGCATGGAACACGTGTGTACACTCGCACGATGTTCGAACGTTTTTACCGTGAACTCTTCAGGTCTAGTGCTTTCACATGCCGAGAGGATGGTGGTCCGAACAGATTCGTAATGGTCTACGCCCGAGCAAGCGCCTCCAATCCAGCTGGTAGGCAGGAATATGTTGTTGATTCGAATGAAGAACGGACGGAATTCTTTTGCGTGTGCAAAAGCTTTGAGCATTGCGGTATCCCTTGCCGACACGTGCTGAAG GTCCTCGTTCACATAGGTGCCGTGGAGATTCCGTCTAGCTTGATTATGAAGAGGTGGACCACGGATGCTAGAGAAGGAGTTGAATCCGCCATCCCTGGATTGGACGAGGCTGTAGCGGCAAGTGCGGACAGCACGTCAATGCATGGAATGCTGCACGCTGCAGTGATGGAGTTGGTCGTAATGGGGACCACATCAAGACAGGCGTTCGAGGTCACGGTGGACTATGTTAGCCATGCAAAAGCTGCGATTTCTGCTATGAAGGTTGATGCCCCGGTGAATGTTGGGTTCTCGGTACAATCTACCGAACTTGCAGGGGAAGATGTGTTGCAGTTTGACTCtggcgtagctgctccaccacgtgtGCGGTCAAGGGGCCGTCCGAAGGAGTTGAGGTTTAAATCACCAATAGAATCTCCAGGTGGAAGCAAACGGCCTACGAACCTGAAGAGGAGCATGAAGAGCTCTGGCGACGATGCTCCACGGAGATCCACCCGTTTTCTGAAGACTGGAGTTTATGTCATTGAGCATTGTGGTTCTTGCGGCTTGTCGGGGCACCGCACATCGGAATGTGCGGAAGAAGTAGAGGACGAGCAAGGTGGCGCGGTCAGGAGGCGGTGCAAGAGCTGTGGCGAGGTTGGCCACAACAGATCCACATGTGGGAGGAAGTCAACATATGTGCCAAAAGTAGTTTTGAGTTGA
- the LOC127332649 gene encoding uncharacterized protein — protein sequence MSQVLESALIRVLRRDESHREPNSQGSTHYVGKEWARKVVAGGSTSACEELFYLRPKIQYNLAACKKVVVSLDMKQEGWASLTIDFRRCITYLIHPNLSGVSPVDVLHHHIDLMKILTQAAQEHMTKHAGAVIPMVEWEYEVALKTEHHMNGPESGFTTAFYSIPKDNQFMIVSPETIGLAKHTFLYSMVRMSYRSTKRKIPQGKRKKVLKRGRDGKFISSLDPEGSGTSASDAASSA from the exons ATGAGCCAGGTGCTTGAGAGCGCTCTGATCAGGGTGCTTCGAAGGGACGAGAGCCACCGTGAGCCAAACTCTCAGGGATCGACACACTACGTTGGAAAGGAGTGGGCG CGAAAGGTTGTTGCAGGAGGGTCAACTAGCGCATGCGAGGAACTGTTTTACCTCCGCCCAAAGATCCAGTACAACCTAGCTGCTTGCAAAAAG GTCGTTGTTTCTCTGGACATGAAACAGGAAGGCTGGGCATCTCTGACAATAGACTTCCGCCGATGCATTACATATCTTATCCACCCAAACCTGTCGGGAGTAAGCCCGGTTGATGTGCTGCACCACCATATCGACCTGATGAAGATACTTACTCAGGCAGCACAGGAGCACATGACTAAGCACGCTGGCGCTGTGATACCCATGGTTGAATGGGAATATGAAGTTGCTCTGAAGACAGAACACCATATGAATGG GCCAGAATCTGGATTCACAACAGCTTTCTACAGCATCCCAAAAGACAACCAATTCATG ATTGTCAGCCCAGAAACAATTGGGCTTGCCAAGCACACTTTCCTCTACTCAATGGTCCGCATGTCATACcgctctaccaagaggaagatccCCCAGGGAAAGCGGAAGAAGGTGCTGAAGAGGGGAAGAGACGGGAAGTTCATTTCCAGCCTTGATCCAGAAGGGAGTGGCACTTCAGCCAGCGATGCAGCCTCGTCTGCTTGA
- the LOC127328586 gene encoding F-box protein At5g50450-like — protein sequence MNGTGCNSIHTAKKMHCMNQGNRNSKSATSFDALPDEIVVTVIAAVAASAVAPADLASAFLTCKRFWTLGKSRHVRNKVSHLGLAVRARNWSLHADRFLQSCAEAGNIDARYLLGMIRFYCISDRNAGADLLLSAAFGGLKEAIYSLAVIVFNGSGGTRESRDIGAAVALCARAASLGHVDALRELGFCIHDGYGVARSVPDGRRLIVLAKAREMAEAATGSASLSGFTPLKKQDVASRFMVEWAERRRAENKEGADRDAPHEGGPSDGQLRMCANKLCGREETRGREFRRCSVCASVHYCSRACQARDWIQSHKANCAQEQAL from the exons ATGAACGGCACAGGCTGCAACTCCATCCACACGGCCAAAAAAATGCACTGCATGAATCAAGGCAACCGCAACAGCAAGTCGGCTACAAGCTTTGACGCTTTGCCCGATGAAATCGTGGTCACAGTAATCGCTGCTGTTGCAGCGTCAGCTGTTGCACCGGCAGATCTTGCATCCGCATTCTTGAC GTGCAAGCGATTCTGGACTCTTGGGAAGAGCAGGCACGTGAGGAACAAGGTGTCGCACCTTGGCTTGGCCGTCCGAGCTAGGAACTGGTCCCTTCACGCCGATCGTTTCCTGCAAAGTTGTGCCGAAGCTGGTAATATCGATGCCAGATACTTACTGGGAATG ATTCGTTTCTACTGCATAAGCGACAGAAACGCTGGAGCAGATCTATTGCTATCTGCTGCATTTGGTGGCCTAAAGGAAGCAATCTACTCACTAGCAGTGATTGTATTCAATGGAAGTGGAGGAACGAGGGAAAGCCGCGACATCGGAGCCGCCGTAGCTCTCTGCGCACGGGCGGCGAGCTTGGGTCACGTCGACGCCCTACGCGAGCTTGGTTTCTGTATACACGATGGGTACGGAGTTGCTAGGTCCGTACCTGACGGGCGTAGACTAATCGTCCTGGCGAAAGCAAGGGAGATGGCCGAAGCTGCAACTGGGTCAGCTTCTCTCAGTGGTTTCACCCCACTCAAGAAACAAGACGTAGCAAGCAGATTCATGGTGGAGTGGGCAGAGCGTAGGAGGGCTGAAAACAAGGAGGGAGCTGATAGAGACGCTCCACACGAGGGAGGCCCATCCGACGGGCAGCTACGCATGTGTGCAAATAAACTATGCGGGAGAGAAGAGACGAGGGGGAGGGAGTTCAGACGATGCTCTGTTTGCGCTTCAGTGCACTACTGCTCACGCGCATGCCAGGCCAGGGACTGGATCCAGTCACACAAGGCTAACTGCGCCCAAGAACAAGCGCTGTAA